A single region of the Chitinophaga niabensis genome encodes:
- a CDS encoding PEP-CTERM sorting domain-containing protein (PEP-CTERM proteins occur, often in large numbers, in the proteomes of bacteria that also encode an exosortase, a predicted intramembrane cysteine proteinase. The presence of a PEP-CTERM domain at a protein's C-terminus predicts cleavage within the sorting domain, followed by covalent anchoring to some some component of the (usually Gram-negative) cell surface. Many PEP-CTERM proteins exhibit an unusual sequence composition that includes large numbers of potential glycosylation sites. Expression of one such protein has been shown restore the ability of a bacterium to form floc, a type of biofilm.) has product MREPITPEPSTAILLILLCMFSSF; this is encoded by the coding sequence ATCCGGGAGCCCATCACACCGGAACCGAGCACAGCTATTTTATTGATCCTTCTTTGCATGTTTTCCAGCTTTTGA
- a CDS encoding 3-hydroxyacyl-CoA dehydrogenase/enoyl-CoA hydratase family protein, with protein sequence MLGSGVMGSRIACHFAGIGVKVLLLDIAPKEPNDAEKAKGLTVEHPAVKNRIVNDALQAAIKSNPSPLFTKSAAHLITTGNFTDNMKGIADCDWVIEVVVENLDIKKKVFEQVEQFRKPGTLITSNTSGIPIHLMAEGRSEDFKKHFCGTHFFNPPRYLRLLEIIPTPHTDPAIVDFLLHYGDLYLGKTTVLCKDTPAFIANRVGVFSIMAIFHIMQEMGLGIDEVDALTGPVIGRPKSATFRTADVVGIDTLVKVAKGVADNCPNDEARKIMEIPPFLQKVVENNWLGDKTGQGFYKKTKGEGGKEILTLNLQTMEYGPKQKAKFASIEAAKPIEDLKQRIKVLAGASDKAGQFYQLFHAYLFSYISNRVPEIADDLYKVDDAMKAGFGWEIGAFETWDLLGVEAGAKNVTDKGLTVAPWVGEMLAAGVKQFYKIENGKKYYYDLASKGYKQIPGSDSFIILENYAGNVVWKNSACNLYDLGDGILNIEWKTKMNSIGGEVLEGLHKAIDRAEKDFRGLVIGNDGTNFSAGANVGMIFMLAAEQEYDELDMAIRLFQKSTMRIRYSSIPVVVAPHGLTLGGGCEMSMHADKVQAAAETYIGLVELGVGLIPGGGGTKEMTLRASDEYKEGLVENVVLQDKFLLIGQAKVATSAQEAIELGILRQGIDSVSLNLSRVIADAKEKAIELADAGYTRPVERTDVKVLGRSALGAMLAGINGMKTGNYISDYDVKIAQKLAYVMCGGDLTEASLVSEQYLLDLEREAFLSLCGERKTLERLQSMLKTGKPLRN encoded by the coding sequence GTGCTCGGTTCCGGTGTGATGGGCTCCCGGATTGCCTGTCACTTTGCCGGAATAGGTGTAAAAGTATTGTTGCTGGATATAGCGCCGAAAGAACCCAACGACGCTGAAAAGGCCAAAGGATTAACGGTAGAGCACCCGGCCGTAAAGAACCGGATTGTGAATGATGCGTTGCAGGCAGCCATCAAATCCAATCCTTCCCCGCTTTTTACCAAATCTGCCGCCCACCTCATCACTACCGGTAACTTTACCGATAACATGAAAGGCATTGCCGATTGTGACTGGGTGATAGAAGTAGTGGTAGAGAACCTGGACATCAAAAAGAAAGTATTCGAACAGGTGGAACAATTCCGGAAACCCGGTACCCTGATCACTTCCAATACATCCGGCATTCCCATTCACCTGATGGCGGAAGGCCGGAGCGAAGATTTTAAGAAACACTTCTGCGGTACACACTTCTTCAACCCTCCGCGCTACCTGCGTTTGCTGGAGATCATACCCACTCCCCATACAGATCCCGCCATCGTAGATTTCCTGTTACATTATGGCGACCTCTATCTCGGAAAGACCACCGTACTCTGTAAAGACACACCCGCTTTCATCGCCAACCGCGTTGGCGTATTTTCCATCATGGCCATTTTCCACATCATGCAGGAAATGGGATTGGGAATAGATGAAGTAGATGCGCTGACCGGCCCCGTGATAGGAAGACCTAAATCCGCTACTTTCCGCACAGCGGATGTGGTAGGCATAGATACCCTTGTGAAGGTAGCCAAAGGAGTGGCGGATAATTGTCCGAATGACGAAGCGCGCAAGATCATGGAGATCCCGCCATTCCTGCAAAAAGTGGTGGAGAACAACTGGCTGGGCGATAAAACGGGGCAGGGCTTCTACAAAAAAACAAAAGGAGAAGGTGGTAAGGAGATCCTTACGCTGAACCTCCAGACCATGGAATACGGTCCCAAACAAAAAGCGAAGTTTGCCAGCATAGAAGCAGCCAAACCTATTGAGGACCTGAAGCAACGGATCAAAGTACTGGCAGGTGCATCAGATAAAGCCGGGCAATTCTACCAGCTTTTCCATGCCTACCTGTTTTCCTATATCTCCAACCGCGTCCCTGAAATAGCAGACGATCTCTACAAAGTGGATGATGCCATGAAAGCTGGTTTCGGCTGGGAGATAGGCGCATTTGAAACCTGGGACCTGCTGGGAGTAGAAGCAGGTGCCAAAAACGTAACAGATAAAGGACTGACAGTGGCACCCTGGGTAGGAGAGATGCTGGCAGCCGGTGTGAAGCAGTTCTACAAAATAGAGAACGGTAAAAAATATTATTACGACCTGGCCTCCAAAGGCTACAAGCAAATTCCCGGCTCGGATAGTTTCATCATCCTTGAAAACTATGCGGGTAACGTTGTGTGGAAGAACAGCGCCTGCAATCTCTACGACCTGGGCGATGGTATCCTGAACATTGAATGGAAAACGAAAATGAATTCCATTGGCGGAGAAGTGCTGGAAGGATTACATAAAGCCATCGACCGCGCGGAAAAAGACTTCCGCGGACTCGTGATCGGTAACGACGGTACTAATTTCTCTGCAGGTGCCAATGTGGGCATGATCTTCATGCTGGCGGCAGAGCAGGAATATGATGAACTGGATATGGCCATCCGCCTCTTCCAGAAAAGCACCATGCGCATCCGCTATTCTTCCATTCCCGTGGTTGTTGCGCCACACGGCCTTACCTTAGGCGGTGGCTGCGAAATGAGCATGCATGCAGATAAAGTGCAGGCAGCTGCCGAAACCTATATTGGCCTTGTGGAATTGGGCGTAGGCCTGATCCCCGGCGGCGGTGGCACCAAAGAAATGACCCTCCGCGCTTCAGACGAATACAAGGAAGGATTGGTAGAAAACGTTGTACTCCAGGATAAGTTCCTGCTCATAGGGCAGGCAAAGGTGGCCACTTCTGCACAGGAAGCAATAGAGCTGGGTATTTTAAGGCAGGGGATTGACAGTGTGAGCCTGAACCTGAGCCGTGTTATTGCAGATGCCAAGGAAAAAGCGATAGAACTGGCAGATGCTGGTTATACCCGCCCCGTTGAAAGAACAGATGTCAAAGTACTGGGCCGTTCGGCCCTGGGTGCTATGCTGGCTGGTATCAACGGTATGAAGACCGGGAACTACATCTCCGATTACGATGTAAAGATTGCCCAGAAGCTGGCTTATGTGATGTGCGGCGGAGATTTAACAGAAGCTTCACTTGTAAGCGAACAATACTTGCTGGACCTGGAAAGAGAGGCTTTTCTGAGCCTTTGCGGAGAGCGCAAAACCCTTGAAAGATTGCAAAGTATGCTCAAAACAGGCAAACCACTCAGGAATTAG